From Achromobacter spanius, a single genomic window includes:
- a CDS encoding GntP family permease, whose product MSSFDIQLLLTALVSVLVLVALIVSRIRMHPLLALLIVSIGVGFATGMAPGAIVKSLTDGAGKTLGAVGVVIALGAMLGKILADSGTTERLANAILRHTSPRLIPWAMTLVAFVIGIPMFFEVGLVVMLPLIFSVARKLESQARFKGSAYVYVGVPVISALAAMHGMVPPHPGPLTAIATIKTTVGPTMIYGFIAALPAMIFGGPLYGAFIAPRMTTRPDEALLEQFTASTDSPAGQNAPSVGLGVLAALLPALLMLVHAVAEMLLPKDSSVTHVAAFLGNPVVAMLLGVLFAAVSLVFLRGGDAEKLRGALGQSLKPIAGIMLIIAGGGAFQQVLTNAKVGDAIVHLTHQFAFPPLILGWLIAMLLSVSTGSATVGIVGAAGLLAPLAGADPNLNLPLLALSIGCGSLFFNYANHAGFWMVKESFGMTMGEATKTISVVQSIVSVVGLVMVLLFNLLPALG is encoded by the coding sequence ATGTCTTCGTTCGACATTCAATTGCTGCTCACCGCTCTGGTGAGCGTTCTGGTCCTGGTCGCACTGATCGTCTCGCGGATACGCATGCATCCGCTGCTGGCGCTCTTGATCGTGTCGATCGGCGTCGGCTTTGCAACGGGCATGGCCCCGGGCGCCATCGTCAAAAGCCTGACCGACGGCGCCGGCAAGACGCTGGGCGCCGTGGGCGTGGTGATCGCACTGGGCGCGATGCTGGGCAAGATCCTCGCGGACTCCGGCACCACCGAGCGCCTGGCCAATGCCATCCTGCGTCACACCTCCCCGCGCCTGATCCCCTGGGCCATGACGCTGGTGGCCTTCGTCATCGGCATCCCCATGTTCTTTGAAGTGGGCCTGGTGGTGATGCTGCCGCTGATCTTCAGCGTGGCGCGCAAGCTGGAAAGCCAGGCGCGCTTCAAGGGCTCGGCCTATGTCTACGTGGGCGTGCCGGTGATTTCGGCGCTGGCCGCCATGCACGGCATGGTGCCGCCGCATCCCGGCCCGCTGACCGCCATCGCCACGATCAAGACCACGGTCGGTCCGACCATGATCTACGGCTTCATCGCGGCCCTGCCAGCCATGATCTTCGGCGGCCCGCTGTATGGCGCATTCATCGCCCCGCGCATGACGACGCGCCCGGACGAGGCGCTGCTTGAACAGTTCACCGCCTCCACCGACAGCCCCGCGGGCCAGAATGCGCCCAGCGTCGGGCTCGGGGTGCTGGCGGCGCTGCTGCCCGCCCTGCTGATGCTGGTCCATGCCGTGGCCGAAATGCTGCTGCCCAAGGACTCCAGCGTGACGCACGTGGCCGCCTTTCTGGGCAACCCGGTCGTCGCCATGCTGCTGGGCGTGCTGTTCGCGGCCGTGTCGCTGGTATTCCTGCGCGGCGGCGACGCCGAGAAGTTGCGCGGCGCGCTGGGCCAGAGCCTGAAGCCCATCGCCGGCATCATGCTCATCATCGCCGGCGGCGGCGCCTTCCAGCAGGTCCTGACGAACGCCAAGGTCGGCGACGCCATCGTGCACCTGACCCACCAGTTCGCCTTCCCGCCGCTTATCCTGGGCTGGCTGATCGCCATGCTGCTGTCGGTATCGACAGGCTCGGCCACGGTCGGCATCGTCGGCGCCGCGGGTCTGCTGGCGCCGCTTGCTGGCGCCGACCCCAACCTGAATTTGCCGCTGCTTGCGCTGTCCATCGGCTGCGGCTCGCTGTTCTTCAACTACGCGAACCACGCCGGATTCTGGATGGTGAAGGAATCGTTCGGCATGACGATGGGCGAAGCCACCAAGACGATTTCCGTCGTGCAGTCGATCGTGTCGGTGGTGGGGCTGGTGATGGTGCTGCTGTTTAATTTGTTGCCGGCGCTGGGGTGA
- the gcvA gene encoding transcriptional regulator GcvA: MARIFRTLRPCTPMRSSRSLPPLVSLRAFEAAARRLSFSQAGEELFVTQSAISHHIQRLEKELGVALFERRTRAVALTDAGQAYYARVHAAFELLRQGTDELRAPEPARHTLRIGLLASFATRWLATRLPAFAAAHPHIDLQLQPDIALADVAGGEVDAAIRYGRGGWPGVRSRLLMTERLSVVCAPALVAGRKRPKTPADLLRHPLLVSHARQQFEWDAWAHRYGLDLGAARTVRLHDYNIVVEAALAGQGLAMGRERLIAAHLASGALVEALPGAVLEDPRIGWWFVTPRGALSEPVQALHDWLTQTAQYTGV; this comes from the coding sequence ATGGCCCGCATCTTCCGCACCTTGCGTCCCTGCACACCGATGCGTTCCTCGCGATCCCTGCCGCCCCTGGTATCCCTGCGCGCCTTCGAGGCCGCCGCGCGGCGGTTGAGCTTTTCGCAGGCCGGAGAAGAGCTGTTCGTCACGCAGAGCGCGATCAGCCATCACATCCAGCGGCTGGAAAAGGAACTGGGCGTGGCGCTTTTTGAACGGCGCACGCGCGCCGTTGCGCTGACTGACGCGGGTCAGGCCTACTACGCCCGCGTGCACGCGGCGTTCGAGCTGCTGCGTCAGGGCACCGACGAACTGCGCGCGCCCGAACCCGCGCGCCACACGCTGCGGATCGGATTGCTGGCCTCGTTTGCCACGCGCTGGCTGGCGACGCGCCTGCCCGCCTTTGCCGCCGCGCATCCCCATATCGATCTGCAATTGCAGCCCGACATCGCGCTGGCGGATGTCGCGGGCGGCGAGGTCGACGCCGCGATCCGCTATGGCCGCGGCGGCTGGCCCGGCGTGCGCAGCAGGTTGCTGATGACGGAACGCCTGTCGGTCGTGTGCGCGCCCGCGCTGGTGGCGGGCCGGAAACGGCCAAAGACGCCCGCAGACCTGCTGCGCCACCCGCTGCTGGTCTCGCACGCGCGGCAGCAGTTTGAATGGGACGCCTGGGCGCACCGGTACGGGCTGGATCTGGGCGCCGCCCGGACCGTGCGACTGCACGACTACAACATCGTCGTCGAGGCCGCGCTTGCGGGGCAGGGCCTGGCGATGGGCCGCGAACGGCTGATCGCCGCGCACCTGGCGAGCGGGGCGCTGGTCGAGGCGCTGCCCGGTGCGGTGCTGGAGGATCCACGGATCGGCTGGTGGTTCGTCACGCCGCGGGGCGCATTGAGCGAACCCGTTCAGGCCTTACACGACTGGCTGACGCAGACAGCCCAATACACGGGTGTCTGA
- a CDS encoding GAF domain-containing protein, whose amino-acid sequence MSSNHLPGAQRKRFWQKKWPREVLFNGPPIIVAGTAAVKSWREPLFDPWIFGLASAACLWLMLATIVRVATARAEDRNDVPDVLHEGLYAAVSTVQTMLSEWCLKRQCGSDIRATFHRVVPPVQEPREIEQIINYAGSNGEGVGRMFSIHTGITGRAIRNKKPLVMSSQNGSEDQLRRELVEEWGYTEAEARRLGPGRFSAMAIPVLDRSGQHPIGVIYFDSSDRALFERDDVVEIVGAGTKAISDFVTKRY is encoded by the coding sequence ATGAGTTCAAATCATCTTCCTGGGGCACAGCGTAAGCGCTTCTGGCAGAAGAAGTGGCCGCGAGAAGTGTTGTTCAATGGTCCCCCTATCATCGTCGCGGGCACAGCTGCCGTGAAGAGTTGGCGTGAACCACTTTTCGATCCGTGGATCTTTGGGCTCGCGTCCGCGGCATGCCTCTGGTTAATGCTCGCCACCATCGTTCGCGTAGCCACGGCCCGCGCCGAAGATCGGAACGACGTCCCAGACGTCCTGCACGAAGGTCTTTACGCCGCTGTGTCCACGGTACAAACCATGCTCTCCGAATGGTGCTTGAAACGACAGTGCGGTTCGGACATCCGCGCAACATTTCATCGCGTCGTACCTCCCGTCCAGGAGCCTCGTGAAATCGAGCAGATCATCAATTACGCGGGCTCCAACGGCGAGGGTGTCGGCCGGATGTTCTCGATCCACACAGGCATAACGGGTCGGGCGATTCGCAACAAAAAGCCTCTTGTGATGTCCAGCCAAAATGGATCAGAGGATCAGCTTCGCAGAGAATTGGTGGAGGAATGGGGATACACGGAAGCGGAGGCGCGCAGACTTGGACCGGGTCGTTTCTCCGCCATGGCGATTCCCGTCCTGGACCGCTCTGGACAGCACCCGATCGGCGTGATTTACTTCGATTCAAGTGACCGCGCGCTCTTCGAGCGCGACGATGTTGTGGAAATAGTTGGTGCGGGCACCAAAGCCATTAGCGACTTCGTCACGAAAAGGTATTGA
- a CDS encoding glutathione S-transferase N-terminal domain-containing protein, giving the protein MMVLYSGTTCPFSQRCRFVLFEKGMDFEIRDIDLYNKPEDISVMNPYGQVPILVERDLVLYESNIINEYIDERFPHPQLMPADPVMRARTRLFLYNFEKELFVHVSTLEDRSAKPDEKKLANARQNIRDRLAQLAPMLLKNKYMLGEEFSMLDVAVAPLLWRLDHYGIELPKNAAPLQKYAERIFSRPAYIEALTPSEKVMRR; this is encoded by the coding sequence ATGATGGTGCTCTATTCCGGAACCACGTGTCCGTTTTCGCAACGCTGCCGCTTCGTGTTGTTCGAAAAGGGTATGGATTTCGAGATCCGCGACATCGACCTGTACAACAAGCCCGAAGACATCTCGGTGATGAACCCGTACGGTCAAGTGCCCATTCTGGTCGAACGCGACCTGGTCCTGTACGAGTCGAACATCATCAACGAGTACATCGACGAGCGCTTCCCGCACCCGCAGCTCATGCCCGCCGACCCGGTCATGCGCGCCCGCACGCGTCTGTTCCTCTACAACTTCGAGAAGGAACTGTTCGTTCACGTCTCGACGCTGGAAGACCGCAGCGCCAAGCCCGACGAAAAGAAGCTCGCCAACGCTCGCCAGAACATCCGCGACCGCCTGGCCCAGCTCGCGCCCATGCTGCTCAAGAACAAGTACATGCTGGGCGAGGAATTCTCCATGCTCGACGTGGCCGTCGCTCCGCTGCTCTGGCGCCTGGACCACTACGGCATCGAACTGCCCAAGAATGCGGCTCCGCTGCAAAAGTACGCCGAACGCATCTTCTCGCGCCCGGCATACATCGAAGCGCTGACGCCTTCGGAAAAAGTGATGCGTCGTTAA
- a CDS encoding aminotransferase class V-fold PLP-dependent enzyme translates to MTAPLTPSAVQALRALAPGAQSTVHFNHAGASLPSEATLQAIHAHLKREAAQGPMEAGVAARDLTEAARSLAAQLLNAHVDEIALTGGNSPGWGAAFAALPAWRPGDRILVGRHEWGGNLAAMRLIAQRAGATLETIPSDDSGCVDATALEAMLDDRVRLIALTWLPANGGLINPAAAIGRVARKHGIPYFVDGAQAVGQFPIDAREIGCDVLSGAGRKALRGPRGTGLLYVRRDFLDRLTPAFVDTHSAPLGADGEPMLRADAARLESAENSLALRCGLANALREALDVGLDTIRATIDANAQALRAELAAIPGVSVLDQGRDKSGLVAFNLAGHDAADVQRALAAQGITIGSNGVPYTPLDMQARGLDRVARASVSYLTSGDEIDRLLGALRKLAA, encoded by the coding sequence ATGACCGCCCCCCTGACCCCGAGCGCCGTCCAGGCGCTGCGCGCCCTCGCGCCCGGCGCGCAAAGCACCGTGCACTTCAATCACGCCGGCGCGTCGCTGCCTTCAGAAGCCACGCTGCAGGCCATTCATGCGCATCTGAAGCGTGAAGCGGCGCAGGGTCCGATGGAGGCGGGGGTGGCGGCGCGCGACCTGACCGAAGCGGCCCGTTCGCTGGCGGCGCAGCTGCTGAACGCGCACGTGGACGAAATCGCGTTGACCGGCGGCAACTCGCCGGGCTGGGGCGCCGCGTTTGCGGCGCTGCCGGCGTGGCGGCCCGGCGACCGCATTCTGGTCGGCCGTCACGAATGGGGCGGCAATCTGGCCGCCATGCGCCTGATTGCGCAGCGCGCGGGCGCGACGCTGGAGACCATCCCGTCGGATGACAGCGGCTGCGTCGACGCCACCGCGCTGGAAGCCATGCTGGACGACAGGGTGCGGCTGATCGCGCTGACCTGGCTGCCCGCCAACGGCGGTCTCATCAACCCGGCCGCCGCCATCGGACGCGTGGCACGCAAGCACGGCATTCCGTATTTCGTGGACGGCGCGCAGGCCGTGGGGCAATTCCCGATCGACGCGCGCGAAATCGGCTGCGACGTGCTGAGCGGCGCTGGCCGCAAGGCCTTGCGCGGGCCGCGCGGCACGGGGCTGCTGTACGTGCGGCGCGACTTCCTGGATCGGCTCACGCCCGCCTTCGTGGACACGCATTCCGCGCCGCTGGGCGCGGACGGCGAACCCATGCTGCGCGCCGACGCCGCGCGCCTGGAATCCGCAGAGAACTCGCTGGCGCTGCGCTGCGGCCTTGCCAATGCCCTGCGCGAAGCACTGGATGTGGGCCTGGACACCATCCGCGCCACCATCGACGCCAACGCCCAGGCGCTGCGCGCCGAACTGGCGGCCATTCCCGGCGTGTCGGTGCTGGACCAGGGCCGCGACAAATCCGGGCTGGTCGCCTTCAACCTCGCCGGACACGACGCGGCCGACGTGCAGCGCGCGCTGGCCGCGCAGGGCATCACCATCGGCAGCAACGGCGTGCCCTATACGCCGCTGGACATGCAGGCACGCGGACTGGACCGGGTCGCGCGCGCGTCGGTGAGCTATCTGACGAGCGGCGACGAGATCGATCGGTTGCTTGGCGCCTTGCGCAAGCTGGCCGCATAA
- a CDS encoding DMT family transporter: protein MNLSLYLLTVLIWGTTWIAIKLQLGVVAIPVSIFYRFALAGLLLFVALLATRKLQKLDRRGHWLCVGQGLCLFCLNFLCFYSATQWIPSGLVSVVFSAATLWNALNARIWFGTRISPRIMAAGALGFCGLVLLFWPELAGQEASHETLLGLGFALLGTLCFSTGNMLSSLQQRAGIRPLTGNAYSMLYGAGILLAGCVAAGLPFGFDSSPVYVGALLYLAVLGSVVGFTAYLTLVGRMGPARAAYCTVLFPVVALSISTVVEGYRWTPYASTGLALVMLGNLLVFTKWSPFTKHAGVAGKTA, encoded by the coding sequence ATGAATCTTTCCCTGTACCTGCTCACTGTCCTGATCTGGGGCACCACCTGGATCGCCATCAAGCTGCAGCTTGGCGTGGTGGCCATTCCCGTGTCGATCTTCTACCGCTTCGCGCTGGCGGGGCTGCTGCTGTTTGTGGCGCTGCTGGCCACGCGCAAACTGCAGAAGCTGGACCGGCGCGGCCATTGGCTGTGCGTCGGTCAGGGCCTGTGCCTGTTCTGCCTGAACTTCCTGTGCTTCTATTCGGCCACGCAATGGATTCCGAGCGGCCTGGTGTCGGTCGTGTTTTCGGCCGCCACGCTGTGGAACGCGCTCAACGCGCGGATCTGGTTCGGCACCCGCATCTCGCCGCGCATCATGGCGGCGGGCGCGCTGGGATTCTGCGGCCTGGTGCTGCTGTTCTGGCCCGAACTGGCGGGCCAGGAGGCCAGCCACGAGACGCTGTTGGGACTGGGCTTTGCGCTGCTTGGCACGCTCTGCTTTTCCACGGGCAACATGCTGTCGTCCCTGCAGCAGCGCGCCGGCATCCGGCCGCTGACGGGCAATGCGTACAGCATGCTTTATGGCGCGGGGATCCTGCTGGCGGGCTGCGTGGCGGCGGGTCTGCCGTTCGGCTTCGATTCCTCGCCGGTCTATGTGGGCGCGTTGCTCTATCTGGCCGTACTGGGATCGGTCGTGGGCTTTACCGCCTACCTGACGCTGGTCGGCCGCATGGGGCCGGCGCGGGCCGCTTACTGCACGGTGCTGTTTCCGGTCGTGGCGTTGAGCATATCGACTGTCGTCGAAGGCTACCGCTGGACGCCCTACGCGTCCACCGGCTTGGCGCTGGTGATGCTGGGCAACCTGCTCGTGTTCACGAAATGGTCGCCGTTTACAAAGCATGCGGGCGTGGCGGGCAAGACTGCGTAG
- a CDS encoding ClpXP protease specificity-enhancing factor, whose translation MGETSTKPYLIRALHEWCTDNGYTPYITVQVDEHTMVPVAHVRDGQITLNVGTLATNRLVLGNEFIEFQARFSGVTENVYVPVGAVSAIYARETGAGMGFEVQPYEPPEAGAQSATPNPAAPEGSDANPAPGGDDGDDDEPKRPRLTIVK comes from the coding sequence ATGGGTGAAACTTCGACCAAACCGTATCTGATCCGCGCGCTGCACGAATGGTGCACCGATAACGGCTACACGCCGTACATCACCGTGCAGGTCGACGAGCACACCATGGTGCCCGTCGCCCACGTGCGCGACGGCCAGATCACGCTGAACGTGGGCACGCTGGCCACCAACCGTCTGGTGCTGGGCAATGAATTCATCGAATTCCAGGCCCGCTTCAGCGGCGTGACCGAAAACGTCTACGTCCCCGTGGGCGCCGTCAGCGCCATCTATGCGCGCGAAACCGGCGCCGGCATGGGCTTCGAGGTACAGCCCTACGAGCCGCCCGAGGCAGGCGCCCAGAGCGCCACGCCGAACCCCGCCGCTCCCGAGGGCTCGGATGCCAATCCCGCCCCCGGCGGCGACGACGGCGACGACGACGAACCCAAGCGCCCGCGCCTGACCATCGTCAAATAA
- a CDS encoding cytochrome c1 has product MIKKLIGAVALMLTCTATFAAGGGFPLDKAPYRVNDMASLQNGAKLFVNYCLNCHSASSMRYNKLRDIGLTDEQIKESLLFSGEKIGDMMHVAMTPKDAKAWFGTTPPDLSVIARAKSVNAGPSGSDYLYTYLRTFYRDTSRATGWNNLVFPSVGMPHALWQEQGPRELTTVAVHEVEGKEGAPKTWERVTTVYDAQGFATVKAEPLANHHGHATFDAKFKAANPAQIATYDNDVADLTAFMSWMAEPVQTLRVRIGVGVMLFLLLFFFVTWRLNASYWKHVR; this is encoded by the coding sequence ATGATCAAGAAGCTGATTGGTGCCGTGGCCTTGATGCTCACGTGTACCGCAACCTTTGCCGCCGGAGGCGGATTCCCGCTGGACAAGGCGCCTTACCGCGTCAACGACATGGCGTCGCTGCAAAACGGCGCCAAGCTGTTCGTCAACTACTGCCTGAACTGTCATAGCGCGTCCTCGATGCGCTACAACAAGCTCCGGGACATCGGCCTGACCGACGAACAGATCAAGGAAAGCCTGCTGTTTTCCGGCGAAAAAATTGGCGACATGATGCACGTCGCCATGACGCCGAAGGACGCCAAGGCCTGGTTTGGCACGACGCCCCCGGACTTGTCCGTGATCGCCCGCGCCAAATCCGTGAACGCCGGCCCCTCGGGATCCGACTACCTGTACACCTACCTGCGCACGTTCTACCGCGACACGTCGCGTGCCACGGGCTGGAACAACCTGGTTTTCCCGTCGGTCGGCATGCCGCATGCCCTCTGGCAGGAACAGGGCCCGCGCGAGCTCACCACCGTCGCCGTTCACGAGGTCGAAGGCAAGGAAGGCGCGCCCAAAACCTGGGAACGCGTCACAACGGTGTACGATGCACAGGGTTTTGCCACGGTGAAGGCCGAGCCGTTAGCCAATCACCATGGCCATGCCACCTTTGATGCCAAATTCAAGGCCGCCAACCCGGCCCAAATCGCAACATACGACAACGACGTCGCTGATCTGACCGCATTCATGTCCTGGATGGCCGAGCCCGTCCAGACACTGCGCGTCCGCATCGGCGTCGGCGTCATGTTGTTCCTGCTCCTGTTCTTCTTTGTTACGTGGCGCCTGAATGCCTCGTACTGGAAACACGTGCGCTAA
- a CDS encoding RidA family protein — protein MTQSISARVAELGLVLEAAAAPAANYVPFVQEGNLLYISGQISRKDGKAAYLGQLGHQVSDADGVQAARASALGILSQIAAATGDRLDRVARVVKLGVFIASAPDFNRQSAIANGASDLMVEVFGDAGRHARSAVGVAALPQGVSVEVEAVIALTPA, from the coding sequence ATGACCCAAAGCATTTCCGCCCGCGTTGCCGAGCTTGGCCTGGTCCTGGAAGCGGCTGCCGCGCCGGCCGCGAACTACGTGCCTTTCGTCCAGGAAGGCAATCTGCTCTACATCTCCGGCCAGATCTCCCGCAAGGACGGCAAGGCGGCCTACCTGGGCCAATTGGGCCATCAGGTGTCGGACGCCGATGGCGTCCAGGCTGCACGCGCCAGCGCGCTGGGCATCCTGTCGCAGATCGCCGCCGCCACGGGCGACCGTCTGGACCGCGTGGCGCGCGTCGTCAAGCTGGGCGTGTTCATTGCCAGCGCGCCGGACTTCAATCGCCAGAGCGCCATTGCCAACGGCGCTTCGGACCTGATGGTCGAGGTGTTCGGCGACGCGGGACGCCATGCCCGCAGCGCCGTCGGCGTCGCCGCGTTGCCGCAAGGCGTGTCGGTGGAAGTCGAGGCCGTGATCGCGCTGACCCCGGCCTGA
- a CDS encoding cytochrome b gives MAGEKTVETTGLLGWLDRRFPVTSTWKAHLSEYYAPKNFNFWYFFGSLALLVLVLQIVTGIFLVMHYKPDAERAFQSVEYIMREVPWGWLVRYMHSTGASMFFVVVYLHMLRGLLYGSYRKPRELVWIFGVAIFLCLMAEAFFGYLLPWGQMSYWGAQVIVNLFAAIPFIGPELSIWIRGDYVVSDATLNRFFAFHVIAIPLVLIGLVAAHLVALHEVGSNNPDGIEIKQGPKDKYGRPKDGIPFHPFYSVHDLVGVAGFLLVFAAIVFFAPEMGGYFLEFNNFIPADSLKTPPHIAPVWYFTPFYSMLRATTDEFTWVLAGASVLGAIVLFAKSNLKGFMRIAVPGILIVVAVLLRVIDAKFWGVVAMGGTVVILFFLPWLDHSPVKSIRYRPTWHKWIYGIFMVNFLVLGYIGTQPPSPPLNLTSQIGTLLYLAFFFLMPVWSRLGTFKQVPDRVTFHAH, from the coding sequence ATGGCTGGCGAGAAAACCGTCGAGACGACAGGCCTGTTGGGCTGGCTGGACCGGCGCTTTCCGGTGACCTCCACCTGGAAAGCCCATCTGTCCGAGTACTACGCACCCAAGAATTTCAACTTCTGGTATTTCTTTGGCTCGCTGGCGCTACTGGTGCTGGTGCTGCAGATCGTGACCGGCATCTTCCTGGTCATGCATTACAAGCCGGACGCCGAGCGCGCGTTCCAATCCGTCGAATACATCATGCGCGAGGTCCCGTGGGGCTGGCTGGTGCGCTACATGCACTCGACCGGCGCGTCGATGTTCTTCGTCGTCGTCTACCTGCACATGCTGCGCGGCCTGCTTTACGGTTCCTACCGCAAGCCCCGCGAACTCGTGTGGATCTTCGGCGTCGCTATCTTCCTCTGTCTGATGGCCGAAGCCTTCTTCGGCTACCTGCTGCCCTGGGGCCAGATGTCGTACTGGGGCGCCCAGGTGATCGTGAACCTGTTCGCAGCCATTCCGTTCATCGGTCCTGAACTGTCCATCTGGATCCGCGGCGACTACGTCGTGTCCGATGCCACGCTGAATCGCTTCTTCGCCTTCCACGTCATCGCCATTCCGCTGGTGCTGATCGGTCTGGTCGCGGCTCACCTGGTGGCGCTGCACGAAGTCGGCTCGAACAACCCGGACGGCATCGAAATCAAGCAGGGCCCGAAAGACAAGTACGGCCGCCCGAAAGACGGCATCCCGTTCCATCCGTTCTACTCGGTGCATGACCTGGTGGGCGTGGCGGGCTTCCTGCTGGTGTTCGCGGCCATCGTGTTCTTCGCCCCGGAAATGGGCGGGTACTTCCTCGAGTTCAACAACTTCATTCCTGCTGACTCGCTGAAGACGCCTCCGCACATCGCCCCGGTCTGGTACTTCACGCCGTTCTACTCGATGCTGCGCGCCACCACGGATGAATTCACGTGGGTGCTGGCGGGCGCGTCGGTGCTGGGCGCCATCGTGCTGTTCGCCAAGAGCAACCTGAAGGGCTTCATGCGCATCGCCGTCCCCGGCATCCTGATCGTCGTCGCCGTGCTGCTGCGCGTCATCGACGCCAAGTTCTGGGGCGTGGTGGCCATGGGCGGCACGGTCGTCATCCTGTTCTTCCTGCCCTGGCTCGATCATTCGCCGGTCAAGTCGATCCGCTACCGCCCCACGTGGCACAAGTGGATCTACGGCATCTTCATGGTCAACTTCCTGGTGCTCGGCTACATCGGTACGCAGCCGCCCAGTCCGCCGTTGAACCTGACGTCGCAGATCGGCACGCTGCTGTACCTGGCCTTCTTCTTCCTGATGCCGGTATGGAGCCGCCTGGGCACGTTCAAGCAAGTGCCCGACCGCGTCACGTTCCACGCCCACTGA